Proteins from one Anastrepha obliqua isolate idAnaObli1 chromosome 2, idAnaObli1_1.0, whole genome shotgun sequence genomic window:
- the LOC129238666 gene encoding uncharacterized protein LOC129238666: protein MPANMSRNCVAICLSVSLALNILLMLLPHAAGDDWSASCASNCTCKWTNGKKSAICSSLQLTTIPTTLSTELQVLVLNNNHIPYLNREEFTNLGLLNLQRIYLKNSEVQYVHKETFRNLKILVEIDLSDNKIEMIDKDTFMGNDRLRILYLNGNPLKKLVAYQFPILPHLRTLDLHNCLISYVDPMALANLNLLEFLYLKNNLLESLSEYVFQHMTNLKTLVLDENPWQCNCKLRKFRTWYVKSKLNSISLLCKGPPSQKEKQWEHVDEEQFGCTPKVELFNNEDVQNIDIGSNTTFSCLVYGDPLPEVTWELNGKILDNDNVIFDAESITSDKLWSNLTVFNMTSLDAGTYACIGSNIVGVASQNISIYLTEIVQHVLVKTPETFWYFGLIMGTFGTIFLLILISFVVCLCKRTTRQRRHPKKSGVKPSVSFNDQEKKLLDLSITTTTADRGDSCGMDNNTTTTMSKTESVIGFEPIEIHATDNMRGAAANHNHHQLTHQQQLQQHHAHMAGAGSVGSGGGGGGVVNSMMQPSRQQLMAVADGSCSVVGIPTSMASVVGAVGTKAHPNAIPEEFPLNVGVFPPPPEFCSNIVPNPAYGNIFISVSVTQDMLDGADISMYPDLLNIPKRQMNADGNSIQAGVSVTSGSGAGNTTTTNTLLPTGTTTAVNVSSFATLPRNHQRRGILKKDSSLQHQYSLQQQQQTNLYPHDEIVSYHNLDTTYSQGYQEHQQQQQQQQTLEQRQTYGANIVGLPPPPPPPAAATLSQCHHNQTAVAAAINAKACAACIGTLSPPPPSCSTPPTTMDATPLRPLNKGGAGSSASSNSGLKYDNMGRRITASGNSTLSLPDEADEECVEDETHFIEEARKMKQGQKQQKDCQQQQQQLLKVAAAVNATGVSTNASGNSMVADAGGGTEYVSL, encoded by the exons ATGCCAGCAAATATGAGCAGAAATTGTGTCGCAATTTGCTTGTCAG TTTCCCTCGCGCTCAACATTCTACTAATGTTGCTGCCACATGCCGCTGGCGATGATTGGTCGGCGAGTTGTGCCTCCAACTGTACCTGTAAATGGACCAATGGCAAGAAATCGGCCATCTGCAGTTCGCTGCAGCTCACCACCATACCCACAACGCTAAGCACCGAGCTGCAAGTGCTCGTACTGAACAACAACCACATACCATATCTCAATCGAGAGGAGTTCACCAATTTAGGTCTTCTCAACCTGCAACGCATCTACCTGAAAAATTCTGAGGTGCAATATGTACATAAAGAGACATTtcgtaatttgaaaatattagtcGAAATCGATTTGTCAGATAACAAAATAGAAATGATCGACAAAGACACATTTATGGGTAACGATCGCTTGCGCATACTCTACTTGAATGGCAATCCGCTGAAGAAGTTGGTCGCCTATCAGTTTCCCATACTGCCACATCTGCGCACACTCGATCTGCATAACTGCCTGATTTCATATGTGGATCCGATGGCCCTGGCGAATCTGAATCTACTCGAATTTCTCTATTTAAAGAATAATCTGCTTGAAAGCCTCAGCGAATATGTCTTCCAGCACATGACGAATCTCAAGACGTTGGTATTGGACGAGAATCCGTGGCAGTGTAATTGCAAGCTGCGCAAATTCCGCACCTGGTATGTGAAGAGCAAATTGAACAGCATCAGTTTGCTGTGTAAGGGTCCACCGTCTCAGAAGGAGAAGCAGTGGGAGCATGTTGATGAGGAGCAGTTCGGCTGCACGCCCAAAGTGGAGCTCTTCAATAACGAAGATGTACAGAATATCGACATAGGTAGCAATACGACCTTCAGCTGTCTGGTGTACGGTGATCCATTGCCCGAGGTGACGTGGGAACTGAATGGCAAAATACTGGATAATGATAATGTCATTTTCGACGCAGAGTCGATCACCTCAGATAAGCTGTGGAGTAATCTGACTGTCTTCAATATGACCAGTTTGGATGCGGGCACCTACGCCTGCATCGGTTCAAATATAGTTGGCGTGGCTTCGCAGAACATCAGCATATATCTAACGGAAATTGTGCAGCATGTTTTGGTGAAAACACCGGAGACCTTTTGGTATTTCGGCTTGATCATGGGCACCTTCGGCACAATCTTCCTGCTCATACTCATCTCATTTGTGGTGTGTTTGTGCAAACGCACGACACGGCAACGGCGCCATCCGAAAAAATCTGGCGTGAAACCGAGTGTCAGCTTCAATGATCAAGAGAAGAAACTGCTGGATTTAAGCATCACAACGACAACAGCCGACCGCGGCGACAGTTGTGGCATGGATAACAATACAACAACGACAATGAGCAAAACGGAATCGGTAATTGGCTTCGAGCCGATTGAGATACATGCAACGGATAACATGCGCGGCGCCGCAGCAAACCACAACCATCACCAGCTAACACATCAACAACAGTTGCAGCAGCATCACGCGCATATGGCGGGCGCTGGTAGCGTTGGTAGTGGTGGCGGTGGCGGCGGCGTGGTAAACTCTATGATGCAACCAAGTCGCCAGCAATTGATGGCCGTGGCAGACGGTTCGTGCAGCGTTGTTGGCATACCTACATCAATGGCATCGGTCGTGGGCGCGGTGGGTACGAAGGCGCATCCCAATGCCATACCGGAGGAGTTTCCGCTAAATGTTGGTGTCTTCCCGCCGCCGCCTGAGTTCTGCTCCAACATTGTGCCAAATCCCGCTTACGGCAACATATTCATAAGCGTCTCCGTGACGCAGGACATGTTGGACGGTGCGGACATCAGCATGTATCCTGACCTGTTGAATATACCAAAGCGTCAAATGAACGCAGATGGCAACAGCATACAAGCGGGCGTGAGCGTGACCAGCGGTAGTGGTGCCGGCAATACGACTACCACAAATACACTACTGCCCACGGGCACCACGACTGCAGTGAATGTCTCATCGTTTGCGACGTTGCCACGGAATCATCAACGACGCGGCATACTCAAGAAAGACTCATCGCTGCAGCATCAGTActcactgcaacaacaacagcaaacgaaTTTGTATCCACACGATGAAATCGTTTCGTATCACAATCTCGATACCACCTACAGTCAGGGCTATCAGGaacatcagcagcagcaacagcagcagcagacgCTTGAACAGCGACAGACTTATGGCGCTAATATCGTTGGCTTGCCGCCACCACCGCCACCTCCTGCGGCAGCCACACTATCGCAGTGCCATCACAATCAAACAGCTGTGGCGGCCGCCATCAATGCCAAAGCTTGCGCCGCCTGCATTGGCACACTTTCGCCACCACCGCCTTCTTGCAGCACGCCGCCGACAACGATGGATGCAACGCCGCTGAGACCGCTCAATAAGGGAGGTGCTGGCTCATCAGCGTCCAGCAATTCAGGGCTAAAGTATGACAACATGGGGCGACGCATCACGGCTAGCGGCAACTCGACGCTCTCGCTACCCGATGAGGCAGATGAGGAATGCGTGGAAGATGAGACGCATTTCATTGAAGAGGCGCGCAAAATGAAGCAGGGACAAAAGCAGCAAAAAGActgccagcagcagcagcaacaactgcTAAAGGTTGCGGCGGCAGTGAATGCGACTGGCGTATCGACGAATGCGAGCGGAAACTCGATGGTAGCAGATGCAGGCGGGGGCACGGAATATGTGTCGCTGTAG